From the genome of Primulina eburnea isolate SZY01 chromosome 12, ASM2296580v1, whole genome shotgun sequence, one region includes:
- the LOC140807172 gene encoding LOW QUALITY PROTEIN: beta-arabinofuranosyltransferase RAY1-like (The sequence of the model RefSeq protein was modified relative to this genomic sequence to represent the inferred CDS: deleted 1 base in 1 codon) gives MEARFSILFSSFYYKKALKSGLWLVWICGIFLICVSFYATLLLPKKQKVFYDGPKITLFTAPRPFTGLIGERQALAVRSWLGLSEHIDVVLFGQDPSVFSLAESLGSRVLVEPNIDFTFLGTPFFHSVVARSLASSSDVSVLVDPDAIILSDFVSTLNYAHKLDEDWLLIAATQNISHFPFHLDSDGRRWLTDDGKHIGIKELQEFLSQRSCGKLFGERMIIAWNNGDLPLHKGILPPFLYGKGLHNQWLITEAMNSDFRLVIDASPTISSFYLNDLHQESYISSRSWELHGNSLLGMLYGSFSFRKANYSSVLMLFEYGGHYLFVNKNQHIAYKPGYKRSLNLWKKGVSLSPMEEEIQGCLDSIKSLEETEGRLVNEQSRLWNSMTLSFSLENLLSIRADQNKTIVLGVAGYSYKDMLMSWVCRLRHLQLSNFLVCALDTEIYEFSIMQGLPVIKFSNPPTNISFDDCHFGTECFRKVTKVKSRMVLQILKLGYNVLLSDVDVYWFENPLPYLRSFGPAVLVVQSDEYNTAGPINLPRRLNSGFYYAHSDTITIKALEKVVKHAANSNFSEQPSFYDTLCGEGGSNRLDDNQCVEPETNLLVHFLNRDLFPNGAYGGLWEEKDIKNICTDKGCLILHNNWISGRKKKLERQVLSGLWEYDINTRMCLQAWQRSDIPGYF, from the exons ATGGAAGCTCGCTTTTCTATACTCTTCTCCAGTTTCTACTACAAGAAG GCTTTGAAAAGTGGGCTGTGGCTTGTTTGGATTTGTGGGATTTTCTTGATCTGTGTATCCTTCTATGCCACCCTGTTGTTGCCCAAGAAACAGAAGGTTTTTTACGACGGCCCCAAGATTACTCTTTTTACTGCACCGCGGCCTTTCACTGGTTTAATAGGTGAAAGGCAGGCTCTTGCTGTGAGATCATGGCTTGGTTTATCTGAACATATTGATGTTGTTCTTTTCGGCCAAGATCCTTCTGTTTTCTCCCTGGCGGAATCATTGGGATCCAGGGTCTTAGTTGAGCCTAATATTGACTTCAC GTTCCTGGGTACACCATTTTTTCATTCC GTGGTTGCGAGATCCCTGGCATCATCATCAGATGTTTCTGTACTGGTAGATCCTGATGCAATTATCTTATCGGACTTTGTTTCCACTTTGAATTATGCCCACAAGCTCGACGAAGACTGGCTCCTCATTGCCGCAACACAAAATATTTCCCATTTCCCTTTTCATTTGGATTCCGATGGGAGAAGGTGGCTGACAGATGATGGTAAACATATTGGAATAAAAGAA TTGCAGGAGTTTCTTTCTCAGAGATCGTGTGGAAAGCTATTTGGAGAAAGAATGATCATCGCATGGAATAACGGGGATTTGCCTCTTCATAAGGGCATCCTTCCACCGTTTTTGTATGGCAAAGGACTCCACAATCAATGGCTCATTACCGAGGCCATGAACTCTGATTTTAGGCTTGTAATCGATGCTAGTCCGACTATTTCAAGTTTTTACCTCAACGACCTTCACCAAGAAAGTTACATATCGAGTAGAAGTTGGGAACTACATGGCAATTCCCTTCTGGGAATGCTTTATGGATCATTTTCTTTTCGCAAAGCTAACTATTCAAGTGTGCTCATGCTATTTGAGTACGGAGGACACTATCTTTTTGTTAATAAAAACCAACACATTGCTTATAAACCGGGTTATAAAAGATCATTGAACTTGTGGAAAAAAGGCGTATCTCTGTCTCCAATGGAAGAGGAAATACAGGGTTGTCTTGATTCAATAAAATCACTCGAAGAAACTGAAGGACGCCTAGTGAATGAGCAGTCAAGATTGTGGAACTCAATGACACTGTCATTCTCTCTTGAGAATCTTCTGTCAATTCGTGCTGATCAGAACAAGACAATTGTACTAGGTGTTGCTGGATATAGTTACAAAGATATGCTAATGAGCTGGGTGTGCAGGCTTCGCCACCTCCAATTGTCAAATTTCTTGGTCTGTGCTCTGGACACTGAAATATACGAGTTCTCCATCATGCAG GGCCTCCCAGTGATCAAGTTTTCAAATCCTCCAACCAACATCAGCTTCGATGACTGCCATTTTGGGACCGAATGTTTTCGGAAAGTAACAAAAGTCAAGTCAAGAATGGTTTTACAGATACTAAAGCTTGGTTATAATGTACTTTTAAGTGATGTGGATGTGTACTGGTTTGAGAATCCATTGCCCTATCTTAGGTCTTTTGGTCCCGCTGTTCTTGTGGTCCAGTCCGATGAATATAACACTGCAG GGCCAATAAACTTACCTCGACGCCTTAACTCTGGTTTCTATTATGCTCATTCGGACACTATTACCATCAAGGCATTGGAGAAGGTAGTGAAGCATGCAGCTAACTCCAATTTCTCTGAACAACCGAGTTTCTACGACACATTATGTGGTGAAGGTGGGTCCAACAGATTAGATGATAACCAATGCGTGGAGCCTGAAACAAATTTGTTGGTTCATTTCTTGAACAGAGACCTCTTTCCAAATGGTGCATATGGAGGCCTCTGGGAGGAAAAAGACATAAAGAATATATGCACGGATAAAGGTTGTCTCATCCTTCATAACAACTGGATTAGTGGAAGAAAGAAGAAGCTGGAACGGCAGGTATTATCAGGGCTTTGGGAGTACGATATCAACACTCGAATGTGTTTGCAAGCCTGGCAAAGAAGCGACATCCCAGGTTATTTTTAG